One genomic segment of Helianthus annuus cultivar XRQ/B chromosome 14, HanXRQr2.0-SUNRISE, whole genome shotgun sequence includes these proteins:
- the LOC110908250 gene encoding HIPL1 protein isoform X1 has translation MLFDDYYVLARTTDEAKDVLAQPLPHKRSVSLRDSAASSFHDMMKMNILLLSVTLFLLLINPALSLPLCIDLSAPVTHKTPPTFCNYNGSSRCDSTDNSNIRKQFESMNVSQPACASVLKSILCSKERGIMVIPHRLPLSDGDVVADRTTSIRDGMVVR, from the exons ATGCTATTTGATGATTACTATGTGTTGGCCAGAACTACTGATGAGGCGAAGGATGTGTTGGCGCAGCCGCTGCCGCATAAGCGTAGCGTTAGTCTACGCGACTCAG CTGCAAGCTCATTTCATGATATGATGAAGATGAACATCTTATTATTATCTGTAACATTGTTTCTGCTTCTCATTAATCCTGCTCTTTCACTTCCATTGTGTATAGATTtaa GTGCACCAGTTACACACAAGACTCCTCCGACTTTCTGTAATTACAATGGCAGTTCACGCTGCGATTCTACCGATAACTCGAATATTCGGAAGCAGTTTGAATCCATGAATGTATCTCAACCTGCCTGTGCTTCTGTTCTGAAATCCATCCTTTGTTCG AAGGAGAGGGGTATAATGGTCATACCCCATCGATTGCCTCTTTCCGACGGAGATGTGGTAGCCGACAGAACAACCAGTATCAGAGATGGGATGGTTGTCCGGTGA
- the LOC110905388 gene encoding heavy metal-associated isoprenylated plant protein 39-like, whose amino-acid sequence LQKVVLKLDFLDEKIKQKAMKNVSSLTGVDSISMDMKDNKLTVTGDVDPVTVVSKLRKICHTKIVSVGPAKEPEKKDGDGGDNKKKEVIKRKKKEEAKKKELEAKKERRRSFEISLCCCCCTSS is encoded by the exons TTGCAGAAAGTTGTGTTGAAATTAGACTTTTTGGATGAAAAAATCAAGCAAAAAGCCATGAAAAATGTCTCCAGTCTCACAG GTGTAGATTCAATATCAATGGATATGAAAGACAATAAACTGACAGTAACAGGGGATGTAGATCCAGTGACAGTTGTGTCAAAACTGAGAAAGATTTGTCACACAAAGATTGTATCAGTTGGTCCAGCAAAGGAGCCAGAGAAGAaagatggtgatggtggtgacaACAAGAAGAAAGAAGTgataaaaagaaagaagaaagaagaagctaAGAAGAAAGAATTAGAAGCcaaaaaagaaagaagaagaagctTTGAAATTAGTTTATGTTGCTGCTGTTGCACATCATCATAA
- the LOC110908250 gene encoding HIPL1 protein isoform X2, protein MLFDDYYVLARTTDEAKDVLAQPLPHKRSVSLRDSAASSFHDMMKMNILLLSVTLFLLLINPALSLPLCIDLSAPVTHKTPPTFCNYNGSSRCDSTDNSNIRKQFESMNVSQPACASVLKSILCSLHSHMKLI, encoded by the exons ATGCTATTTGATGATTACTATGTGTTGGCCAGAACTACTGATGAGGCGAAGGATGTGTTGGCGCAGCCGCTGCCGCATAAGCGTAGCGTTAGTCTACGCGACTCAG CTGCAAGCTCATTTCATGATATGATGAAGATGAACATCTTATTATTATCTGTAACATTGTTTCTGCTTCTCATTAATCCTGCTCTTTCACTTCCATTGTGTATAGATTtaa GTGCACCAGTTACACACAAGACTCCTCCGACTTTCTGTAATTACAATGGCAGTTCACGCTGCGATTCTACCGATAACTCGAATATTCGGAAGCAGTTTGAATCCATGAATGTATCTCAACCTGCCTGTGCTTCTGTTCTGAAATCCATCCTTTGTTCG TTGCATTCACACATGAAGTTGATATAG